TAAAGGGCTAGAATTAATGGATGCAAGCATCGGCTCATTATTTTTCTTCTTCCAGCCTATCGTCGGATCGTTGCTTGGTTGGTTACTCTTAAACGAGACATTGAGTAGTAACTTTTTTATTGGTGGTATTCTTATTATATGTAGTGTTTTCATTACTACTTTTGAAAAGAAATAAAAAGCAGGCAGAGATTCTTAGTCTCTGCCTGTTCGCATACACTCTTTACGCACTCCAATGCGACGGACGGGACAATAATTTCGGTAATTTCGTATGTTTGTCCCCTCTTGCCGCATTAACTTGAACTTGCGTCAGAAAAATACTATTTGTAAAATCAGCCCCGCGAATATCTGCATCTCGTAAATCTGCTCCAATGAGATCCGCCCCTCGTAAGTCTGCTCCATTTAAGTTTGCCGCAATTAAATATGCTCCTCTTAAATTTGCACCTTGTAAATTTTTCTTTTTCAAATTTGCTCCCATAAGATCTGCGCCGCGGTGTATGATTCGTTTCTTACGCGCAGTATTCATTTCTTTCCATACTAGTTCGCTCGTTTCTAAAAGAAGAATGTTCACCTCTGCTCTGTGTAATGGAACATTTATTTTCATTAACTCATCTGGATTTACATTCGAAAGTCGCTCTGTCTCCTCAATTGCGGTCTTCAGCTCTTTATGAATTGGCTGTGTTGCCTTTAAAAGAATCGCCTCATTCAAATACCAAAGCATTTCATGGAGCTGATGCATAACCGGAAAAGCATCATACATTTTTCTCGCATGCTTAGCATCTTTCCGCCAATCAATCCCGTTAAACGTAACTTGAGGAATTTTCTGTCCAGCGCCAAAACATTCAAATACTGTACAGCCTTTATAACCTTTTCCTCTAAGATTTTTATGTATACTGCATTTAAAATCTGATTGTAAATTGGAACATGGTTTACCACCATCTTTATTCACTGCAAAATCTACCGATGCTGCGAACGGTAATGCAACGCAACATAGACCGAAGCATTTTTCGCAGTTTGCTTTTAAATATTCGCTATGATTAGTCAAAATGTATACCCCCTGTTGTCTTTTGACTATTTCATAATATTCTAACTGCACAAAATAATCAATTTAAAAATAAACAAGCATCTTTCATTTCAAATCACAACTTTATCATTCGATTTCCTTTCAATTGAAAAGGACTAACTCTACCCAATGAATTATAATTAAATTATAAAAATTCAAACAAAAAGGAGAATTACTATGGCACTACAAATGAAAACAAACTGTCAAATTTGCGATCAATCGCTAGAACAAGATTCTGAAGCATACATTTGCGTATATGAATGTACATTTTGTGCACCATGTACAGAAGAAAGACACAACGTTTGTCCAAACTGCGGCGGCGAGTTAGTACGTAGACCGAAAAAGAAACAGTAAAAAGCAAAGCGATATCGCTTTGCTTTTTTTTAGGCATATGAAATTATATCAACGATTTTTCAAATATATCGAACACAACTTCAATTATATCAACGATTATTTTAATATATCGACGTTTCGACAAAGGATATCGACTTACCGACAAATAACGACACTGCTATATGAAATGAAAACTTAAATTAAACGTTCAAAAACTTCACACAAACAGGCTCTGGCACAGCAACATCAGATTGTAAAAGAGTTAGCTCACCTGTAGATTCACTTCTTGAAAATAGCACAAGATTATGTGATTTTTCATTTGTAGCAACAAGAAACTTTTCAGTAGGATCTAATACAAAGTCTCTTGGCCAATTTCCTTCTGTAGATGTATGTGCAACAAATGTAAGCTTGCCTGAATTTTCATCTACACTGAAAACAGCAATACTATTATGACCACGATTACCTGCATATACAAAGCGACCATCAGAAGAAATATGAATCGCACTTCCTTGATTATTTTCATCAAATGCTTTAGGAATGGTAGAAATATACTGTAATTCTGTAAATGGTCCTTCTGCCGGATTATATGTTAACACAATAACTTCTGAACTAAGCTCCGTCATCACATACGCATACTTTCCATTTGGATGAAAAGTAATATGTCTCGGACCACTCCCTGGATTTACAGATAAACGATTCACTTCTGTTAATACACTATCTTTTATTTCATACGTAATTATTTTATCTATCCCTAAATCAACACCCACTACATATTTTTCATCAGGAGTATATCCCGCGTAATGTGCATGTGGTTTTTCTTGTCTTTCTTTATTCGGACCTGAACCTTCATGTGCCATAATCGATGCCGCAGGACTTACAGTTCCATCTTCTTCATTAACTACAAAAGACTCAATCGTTCCTTTATGGTAATTTGCTGTAACTACCGTATGATTTCTACTATCAACACTCACATGACAAGGGGAAGCCCCTTCTACTACTTGTCTGTTTTCTTCTGTTAGCTCTCCAGTTTTACTATTAATTGAATAAGCAGCTACACCACCAGATTCGCCTTCCTTAACAACAGAGTAGAGATATTCATTATTTCGATTAATCGTTACATATGTAGGGTTATCCAACTTGGCTGCAAGTGTTACATTACTAATTTTCTTTGCTTCCGTGTCTAACGTAAACTTATATATTCCTTCACTATTTTCTTTCGTGTATGTTCCAACATATCCAATAAACTCTTTATTATCCTTCATTTTCATAACCCTCTCTCCCTATATTTTTCGTTCATCATACTTCTTAACATATTTTATGTTGAAAGAGTATCCTAAAAAAATTGGAGTACCTCTTTATACGTTACCATATTTCTCTGCTAAATAGCCTTTAAACCCACTTTTTTTGATAATCTGCTATACTTTCATATTCTTCTTCCAATTGACGGGACAGACGAATATAGATTGGTGTTAAATCTTTATATTTTTCCACACTTTCCATGTTTGGTTCATGGTGGAAATTCGCACCTACCATTTCAGAAACTACATGTAACGTATCTACTTCACCTAAACTATATAAGCCGAGTATGGCAGCTCCTAAGCAAGAGCTTTCGAAACTTTCGGGAACATATACGTCTTGGTGAAAAATATCCGCCATCATCTGTCTCCAAAGTTCCGATCTTGCAAAACCGCCTGTCGCTTGAATTTTTTTCGGTTCGCCAATGAGTTCTTTTAAAGCGAGAAGAACTGTATATAAGTTATAAATTACCCCTTCTAAAACTGCACGAATCAGATGTTCTTTCTTATGGTGCAATCCAAGTCCAAAGAATGATCCTCGCGCATTTGCATTCCATAAAGGAGCTCTTTCTCCTGCTAAATACGGGTGAAATAATAACCCATCAGATCCCGGATTCACTTTTGCTGCTATTTCAGTAAGCACTTCATATGGATCTTTTCCTAAGCGCTTCGCAAGCTCAATCTCTGAAGTACCTAATTGATCACGAGCCCACCTGAAAATCATACCACCGTTATTAACTGGTCCGCCAATTACCCAATGGTCTTCAGTTAGGGCGTAACAAAAAATTCTACCTTTCGGATCAGTTACAGGTCGATTTGTTACAGCACGTATCGCACCGCTTGTACCAATTGTAACAGCCACAACACCAGGATCAATTGCATTTACACCTAAATTGGATAGGATTCCGTCACTCGCTCCTACTACAAATGGAGTAGAAACAAGTACATTCATCTCATTGGCAAGCTCTTCATCTAATCCTGTTAAACTGTGCGTTGTTGGAACGAGTTTAGAAAGTTTATCATCTGTAATTCCCGCAACATGTAAAGCCTCTTCATCCCATTTTAAAGATTTCAAATTAAACATCCCTGTTGCTGATGCTATAGAATAATCAATTACATACTCCTTATATAACTTATAAAAAACATACTCTTTAATAGAAATAAATTTATAAGTTTTTGCGAACAATTCTGCCTGCTCATTTTGTAGCCAAACTAATTTCGAAAGTGGTGACATCGGATGAATTGGTGTCCCAGTCCGTAAATAAATTTCATGACCATTCATATCATTCTTTATTTTCTCTGCCCAGCTTGCACTTCTATTATCTGCCCAAGTAATACATCTCGTTAACGGCTTTCCCTTCTCATCTACAGCAATGATACTATGCATTGCCGAACTAAAAGAAACACAAAGAATATCATGCGGCTGTACACTACTTGTCTGTACAGTTTCTTTAATCGTATGTATTACTGCACGAAAAATTTCTTCTGGGTCTTGTTCTGCTGTTTCCGGCGTAGGAGAATATAAAGGATATTCAATTCCATGACTTGCAATAACAGATCCATCTGTAGAAAATAGAACTGATTTTGTACTAGTTGTCCCAATGTCTACACCAATCATATATTTTGAACTCACCATTTCTTCCTCCTAACAAAAAATTACTACAGTATCCCACCATAAAAACATCCTTATTTTAAATAAACATATCGAGTAGTAAAACTCCTCCAAAAGCGATAAATGAAAGTAATGTTTCTAATACTGTCCATGTTTTAAATGTTTCTTTCACTGTTAAACCTAGGTATTCTTTTACCATCCAGAACCCAGCATCGTTTACGTGAGAAAACATTAATGCTCCTGCACCCGTTGCAATGACGAGTAATTCTAAATTCACACCTGTCGTATTTTCAACGATTGGCGAAACGATACCCGCTGCTGTTGTTAAGGCGACTGTCGCTGACCCTGTCGCAATTCGAATTAATCCAGCTACCATAAATGCTAATACAATTGGAGATAGCGCTAAATGTTCAGACATTTGAGCAATAGCATTCCCTACACCACTATCGATAAGAATTTGCTTAAATCCGCCGCCAGCACCAATAATCGCAACAATTGAACCGATTGGTAATAAGCTATCTTCTGTTACCTTCTTAATCGCCTTTTTATCGATACCTTGACGAAATCCAAGAAAATAAAACGCTGCAAAACATGCAATCAAAAGTGCAATGATAGGACTACCGATTAATGTGACAATCTTCATCAAGGTAGTAGAAAGCGGAACATAAGGAGCTGCTGCTGCTAACACCATTAACATTACAGGT
This genomic window from Bacillus anthracis str. Vollum contains:
- the gntK gene encoding gluconokinase, encoding MVSSKYMIGVDIGTTSTKSVLFSTDGSVIASHGIEYPLYSPTPETAEQDPEEIFRAVIHTIKETVQTSSVQPHDILCVSFSSAMHSIIAVDEKGKPLTRCITWADNRSASWAEKIKNDMNGHEIYLRTGTPIHPMSPLSKLVWLQNEQAELFAKTYKFISIKEYVFYKLYKEYVIDYSIASATGMFNLKSLKWDEEALHVAGITDDKLSKLVPTTHSLTGLDEELANEMNVLVSTPFVVGASDGILSNLGVNAIDPGVVAVTIGTSGAIRAVTNRPVTDPKGRIFCYALTEDHWVIGGPVNNGGMIFRWARDQLGTSEIELAKRLGKDPYEVLTEIAAKVNPGSDGLLFHPYLAGERAPLWNANARGSFFGLGLHHKKEHLIRAVLEGVIYNLYTVLLALKELIGEPKKIQATGGFARSELWRQMMADIFHQDVYVPESFESSCLGAAILGLYSLGEVDTLHVVSEMVGANFHHEPNMESVEKYKDLTPIYIRLSRQLEEEYESIADYQKKWV
- a CDS encoding pentapeptide repeat-containing protein, whose product is MTNHSEYLKANCEKCFGLCCVALPFAASVDFAVNKDGGKPCSNLQSDFKCSIHKNLRGKGYKGCTVFECFGAGQKIPQVTFNGIDWRKDAKHARKMYDAFPVMHQLHEMLWYLNEAILLKATQPIHKELKTAIEETERLSNVNPDELMKINVPLHRAEVNILLLETSELVWKEMNTARKKRIIHRGADLMGANLKKKNLQGANLRGAYLIAANLNGADLRGADLIGADLRDADIRGADFTNSIFLTQVQVNAARGDKHTKLPKLLSRPSHWSA
- a CDS encoding lactonase family protein, yielding MKMKDNKEFIGYVGTYTKENSEGIYKFTLDTEAKKISNVTLAAKLDNPTYVTINRNNEYLYSVVKEGESGGVAAYSINSKTGELTEENRQVVEGASPCHVSVDSRNHTVVTANYHKGTIESFVVNEEDGTVSPAASIMAHEGSGPNKERQEKPHAHYAGYTPDEKYVVGVDLGIDKIITYEIKDSVLTEVNRLSVNPGSGPRHITFHPNGKYAYVMTELSSEVIVLTYNPAEGPFTELQYISTIPKAFDENNQGSAIHISSDGRFVYAGNRGHNSIAVFSVDENSGKLTFVAHTSTEGNWPRDFVLDPTEKFLVATNEKSHNLVLFSRSESTGELTLLQSDVAVPEPVCVKFLNV
- a CDS encoding DUF1272 domain-containing protein, translated to MALQMKTNCQICDQSLEQDSEAYICVYECTFCAPCTEERHNVCPNCGGELVRRPKKKQ